The following are encoded together in the Vigna unguiculata cultivar IT97K-499-35 chromosome 2, ASM411807v1, whole genome shotgun sequence genome:
- the LOC114174729 gene encoding olee1-like protein → MARSFVVVVLFVSVLCFSSASARKISEKFYVEGKIYCDPCHFEFESRLSFPLSGVNVTLECINGKNNTMTYMKNSTTDANGLYRIPVRGDHQEDICVVVADSPNEGECKEVMPNKSDRIILTNNMGAASRARFVNPLGFMTQTIDSQCNIVVHELGLDNLDD, encoded by the exons ATGGCAAGGtcatttgttgttgttgtcctCTTTGTCTCAGTTTTGTGCTTCTCCTCTGCATCAGCTCGCAAAATATCTGAAAAATTCTATGTTGAAGGAAAGATTTATTGTGATCCTTGCCACTTTGAATTTGAGTCTAGACTCAGCTTCCCTTTATCAG GTGTGAATGTGACTCTAGAATGCATCAATGGAAAGAATAACACAATGACTTATATGAAGAATAGCACAACTGATGCAAATGGCTTGTACCGCATCCCTGTCCGTGGTGATCATCAGGAAGACATTTGTGTGGTGGTTGCAGACTCACCAAATGAGGGAGAATGCAAAGAGGTAATGCCAAACAAGTCCGATAGGATCATCCTCACCAACAACATGGGTGCTGCCTCTAGGGCACGCTTTGTCAATCCCCTTGGGTTCATGACACAAACAATTGATTCCCAATGCAACATCGTTGTTCACGAATTAGGACTCGACAACCTTGATGACTAA